One Candidatus Palauibacter soopunensis DNA window includes the following coding sequences:
- a CDS encoding outer membrane lipoprotein-sorting protein, whose translation MPGTRQGLPGPNRHGMGLWLALGGVILHLTVAAPAGAQLDPNAIIDRADRLLRGESSRGVATMEVVTEHWERQMTMEIWSLGTDYSLVRLRAPRREAGTATLKAAEDIWNYLPKVDRTIKVPASMMGGSWMGSHFTNDDLVKDSRLVEDYDIELVFDGEDADGVAVWDFRLTPRPEVPVVWGHIDYRIRQSDDMPVRAEFFDENGELARTIEHGDYTEFRGRIVPRVMNMYPADKPDERTTIRYEELEFDIDVDPSFFSLRTLQRGR comes from the coding sequence ATGCCGGGAACACGCCAGGGACTCCCTGGGCCGAACAGGCACGGCATGGGGCTGTGGCTCGCGCTTGGGGGCGTCATCCTGCATCTGACGGTCGCGGCACCGGCCGGGGCCCAGTTGGACCCGAACGCCATCATCGATCGGGCGGACCGGCTGCTGCGCGGTGAGTCCAGCCGGGGCGTCGCGACGATGGAGGTCGTGACCGAGCATTGGGAGCGGCAGATGACGATGGAGATCTGGTCGCTCGGCACGGACTATTCGCTCGTCCGCCTGCGGGCGCCGCGGAGGGAAGCCGGAACGGCGACTCTGAAGGCCGCCGAGGACATCTGGAACTACCTCCCCAAGGTCGATCGGACGATCAAGGTTCCTGCCTCGATGATGGGCGGATCGTGGATGGGATCGCACTTCACGAACGACGACCTGGTCAAGGACAGCAGGCTCGTCGAGGACTACGACATCGAACTCGTGTTCGACGGAGAGGATGCGGATGGCGTGGCCGTCTGGGACTTTCGCCTGACTCCCAGGCCGGAGGTGCCCGTCGTCTGGGGACACATCGACTACCGGATCCGGCAGTCCGACGACATGCCGGTCCGGGCGGAGTTCTTCGACGAGAACGGCGAACTGGCCAGGACCATAGAGCACGGCGACTACACCGAGTTCAGAGGGCGGATCGTTCCCAGGGTCATGAACATGTACCCGGCGGACAAGCCGGACGAACGCACGACGATCCGCTACGAGGAGCTTGAGTTCGACATCGACGTCGATCCATCCTTCTTCTCGCTCCGGACCCTGCAGCGCGGGAGGTAG
- a CDS encoding aminotransferase class I/II-fold pyridoxal phosphate-dependent enzyme translates to MDSQHTFSRRHFVGGAAAALGVAGLNPTGVIGAGLRPPPKGVEPLDPYDDLAKLSSNENPYGPSEKMLEAMKGAWKYSNRYGYPDGDILEKIAESHGVPTDHVMINAGSGETLRVAGLAFLRHEEKVVGVSPTYLTVYRTASGIDADVIERPLLPDYTQDIDDLIEVTNRNYRDVGMVYICNPNNPTGVIVPGDDIRRLLDGIPEDVPVLIDEAYHHFIEDPRYETAVPYIKEGRKVLVTRTFSKIYGLAGMRLGYGIAPPDMIDQMRDYATGSVNALVKWGGVAALEDKEYEAWIKETSNTLRDQTADVLRGQGFDVLPSETNFFMVRTGRPTAEVRAEFRKHEVAVGRDFPPMLDWLRVSVGTEDEMNRFLTAWNEIFPDGMTAADSNSGS, encoded by the coding sequence ATGGATTCCCAGCACACGTTCTCACGCCGACACTTCGTGGGCGGCGCCGCCGCGGCCCTGGGCGTTGCGGGCCTGAACCCGACCGGGGTCATCGGCGCCGGACTCAGGCCGCCCCCGAAGGGCGTCGAGCCGCTCGACCCCTACGACGATCTCGCCAAGCTCTCCTCCAACGAGAACCCGTACGGGCCCTCGGAGAAGATGCTGGAGGCGATGAAGGGGGCCTGGAAGTACTCGAACCGGTACGGCTATCCCGACGGCGACATCCTCGAGAAGATCGCGGAGTCCCACGGGGTCCCCACCGATCACGTGATGATCAACGCGGGCTCCGGCGAGACGCTGCGCGTGGCGGGCCTCGCCTTCCTGCGCCACGAGGAGAAGGTCGTCGGCGTTTCGCCCACGTACCTGACCGTCTACCGGACCGCCTCCGGGATCGACGCGGACGTGATCGAGCGCCCGCTCCTGCCCGACTACACGCAGGACATCGACGACCTCATCGAGGTCACGAACCGAAACTATCGCGATGTGGGCATGGTCTACATCTGCAATCCCAACAACCCCACCGGCGTCATCGTGCCGGGGGACGACATCCGGCGCCTGCTGGACGGGATTCCGGAAGACGTCCCCGTCCTCATCGACGAGGCGTACCACCACTTCATCGAAGACCCGCGCTACGAGACGGCCGTCCCCTACATCAAGGAAGGCCGCAAGGTGCTCGTGACGCGCACCTTCTCGAAGATCTACGGGCTGGCGGGCATGCGTCTCGGCTACGGGATCGCGCCGCCCGACATGATCGACCAGATGCGGGACTACGCGACGGGCAGCGTGAACGCGCTCGTGAAGTGGGGCGGCGTCGCCGCGCTCGAAGACAAGGAGTACGAGGCCTGGATCAAGGAGACCTCCAACACGCTCCGCGACCAGACGGCCGACGTCCTCAGGGGCCAGGGCTTCGACGTGCTCCCGTCGGAGACGAACTTCTTCATGGTCCGAACGGGACGGCCGACGGCCGAGGTCAGGGCCGAGTTCCGCAAGCACGAGGTGGCCGTGGGCCGCGACTTCCCGCCCATGCTGGACTGGCTGCGCGTCTCGGTCGGGACGGAAGACGAGATGAACCGCTTCCTGACGGCGTGGAACGAGATCTTCCCCGACGGCATGACCGCGGCGGACAGCAATAGCGGCTCGTAA
- the apaG gene encoding Co2+/Mg2+ efflux protein ApaG, which yields MAPHETTPDAGVPPIVADAMAIRVRPEYVAEHSDPASWRYVFAYHITIENVGDETAQLFWRHWLIHDLVAGDHEVEGEGVVGQSPVLRPGDSHRYNSFCILRGPTGHMEGFYHFRRRDGSVFRAPVPRFHFHAPPEAVGTLFS from the coding sequence ATGGCCCCTCACGAGACCACCCCCGATGCCGGCGTTCCCCCCATCGTCGCGGACGCGATGGCCATCCGCGTGCGGCCGGAGTACGTGGCCGAACACTCGGATCCCGCGTCGTGGCGGTACGTATTCGCCTACCACATCACGATCGAGAACGTCGGGGACGAGACCGCGCAACTCTTCTGGCGCCACTGGCTGATCCACGATCTCGTGGCCGGCGACCACGAGGTGGAGGGCGAGGGCGTCGTCGGGCAGTCTCCGGTGCTGCGACCGGGGGATTCGCACCGGTACAACAGCTTCTGCATCCTGCGGGGGCCGACGGGTCACATGGAGGGGTTCTACCACTTCCGGCGCCGCGACGGCTCCGTGTTCCGCGCCCCGGTCCCGCGCTTCCACTTCCACGCGCCCCCCGAAGCCGTGGGCACGTTGTTCAGTTAG
- a CDS encoding TenA family protein, with amino-acid sequence MAEPLHRVLWARNAGLADACLRSPFVRGLADGSLDPEAFRRYVAQDAFFLGAFFSAYALAAARTADRMEVARRMHALMQGVLDELELHGAYAERLDIDLDRVEPNAAAKGYTDFLARTAWHAEAGEILAAMTPCMRLYAWLGRRLEAGDHTQNPYRDWIETYASPDFEGLAAELERLLDDLAADLPERASEAYAEAMRHELAFFEAFGG; translated from the coding sequence ATGGCGGAACCGCTCCACCGGGTGCTCTGGGCCCGGAACGCCGGCCTCGCCGACGCCTGCCTCCGCTCCCCGTTCGTCCGCGGCCTCGCCGACGGATCGCTCGATCCGGAGGCGTTCCGGCGATACGTGGCGCAGGACGCCTTCTTCCTTGGTGCCTTCTTCAGCGCCTACGCCCTCGCCGCCGCGCGCACCGCGGACCGGATGGAGGTCGCGCGCCGGATGCACGCCCTCATGCAGGGCGTGCTCGACGAACTCGAACTTCACGGCGCGTACGCCGAACGACTCGACATCGATCTCGACCGCGTCGAGCCGAACGCCGCCGCCAAGGGCTACACGGACTTCCTCGCCCGCACGGCGTGGCATGCCGAAGCGGGCGAGATTCTCGCCGCCATGACGCCCTGCATGCGGCTCTATGCCTGGCTCGGACGGCGTCTCGAGGCGGGAGATCACACGCAGAACCCCTATCGCGACTGGATCGAGACGTATGCCTCGCCGGACTTCGAGGGGCTCGCCGCGGAACTCGAGAGGTTGCTCGACGATCTGGCCGCGGACCTGCCGGAGCGGGCGTCGGAGGCCTATGCCGAGGCAATGCGCCACGAACTCGCCTTCTTCGAGGCGTTCGGAGGGTAG